A stretch of the Clostridium fungisolvens genome encodes the following:
- a CDS encoding 16S rRNA pseudouridine(516) synthase translates to MERLDKILSNLGYGSRKEIKALVKAGGVVVDDKVVKDNGLQLDPEKSKIVINGEEIFYRKYIYLMMNKPDGVISATFDNRDETVIDLLYPEHQVFEPFPVGRLDKDTVGLLLITNDGELNHKLISPKWHVDKVYYAEIDKAVNEQDIKAFEKGIVLDDGYECMSAKLEIEEATEEGSKVLVTVQEGKYHQVKRMFEAVGKKVVYLRRIKFGNLPLDESLEEGEYRELTEEELNVLINC, encoded by the coding sequence TTGGAGAGACTTGATAAAATTCTTTCAAACTTGGGATATGGCTCAAGAAAAGAGATAAAGGCATTAGTTAAAGCTGGTGGAGTAGTTGTTGATGATAAGGTTGTAAAGGACAACGGACTACAGCTAGATCCAGAAAAATCTAAGATAGTTATTAATGGTGAAGAAATATTCTATAGAAAATACATATATTTAATGATGAATAAACCGGATGGTGTAATATCTGCAACTTTTGATAATAGGGATGAGACTGTTATAGATCTTCTTTATCCAGAACATCAGGTTTTTGAACCTTTTCCTGTAGGTAGACTAGATAAGGATACGGTAGGACTTTTACTTATAACTAATGATGGTGAGCTAAATCACAAGCTTATATCCCCTAAATGGCATGTTGATAAGGTGTATTATGCTGAAATCGATAAGGCTGTCAATGAACAAGATATAAAAGCTTTTGAAAAAGGGATAGTACTTGATGATGGATATGAATGCATGAGTGCTAAGCTTGAGATAGAGGAAGCTACAGAAGAAGGGTCTAAGGTTTTAGTTACGGTTCAAGAAGGAAAGTATCATCAGGTTAAGAGAATGTTTGAAGCAGTAGGGAAAAAGGTAGTATATCTTAGAAGAATAAAGTTTGGAAACTTACCATTGGATGAAAGTTTAGAAGAAGGCGAATATAGAGAATTGACAGAAGAAGAGCTAAATGTGTTAATAAATTGCTAA
- a CDS encoding lytic transglycosylase domain-containing protein produces MKIDNAEQMLGVQMLSTYMKQAMGDSPAFDMVMESLMKNLTEDNSNSNILSALTGGTSDNGTTVDQNVLAGTDLSKLGQTSLDSYDGTTQLGLNNLNPYSNAVLKLTSKGSSTSGSNMARIDNAIAQASQKYGVNQDLIRAIIKQESGFNPYSVSGAGATGIMQIMPENFSGLGITDPFSVEQNIDGGTKLLKGYLDKYNGNTEMALAAYNGGPGTMQRRGVGSSSEIYKMPRETVNYVGNVMNYFRNGV; encoded by the coding sequence ATGAAAATAGATAATGCAGAACAGATGTTAGGAGTTCAGATGCTTTCTACATATATGAAACAGGCAATGGGTGATTCTCCAGCCTTCGATATGGTTATGGAAAGTCTTATGAAGAATCTTACAGAAGACAACAGTAACAGTAATATATTAAGTGCATTAACTGGTGGTACTTCTGATAATGGAACTACAGTAGATCAAAATGTTTTAGCTGGAACTGATCTTAGTAAATTAGGGCAAACTTCACTTGATTCCTATGATGGAACTACGCAATTAGGTTTAAATAATTTAAATCCTTATTCAAATGCAGTTTTAAAGCTAACCTCTAAAGGTTCTAGCACAAGTGGTAGCAATATGGCTAGAATTGACAATGCTATAGCACAGGCTTCTCAAAAATATGGGGTTAATCAAGATTTGATAAGAGCAATAATAAAGCAAGAGTCTGGTTTTAACCCTTATTCTGTTTCAGGTGCTGGAGCTACAGGTATCATGCAGATTATGCCTGAAAATTTTAGTGGATTAGGAATTACAGATCCTTTTAGTGTAGAACAGAATATAGACGGTGGTACGAAACTTCTAAAAGGATATTTGGATAAATATAATGGAAATACAGAAATGGCTTTAGCTGCATATAATGGTGGTCCTGGGACAATGCAAAGAAGAGGTGTTGGTTCATCAAGTGAGATATATAAAATGCCTCGTGAAACAGTAAATTACGTAGGTAACGTAATGAATTATTTTAGAAATGGTGTATAA
- a CDS encoding triple tyrosine motif-containing protein, whose product MEELVLVFDKNSPQEKDAAINISIGNYSSEEYFFKFLVGKDGIWDEIKDFSKDASCTWIPKNDGKYFIMVQVKKEGSKKPFDFIVRGDFLIGEKPENLIKDVYIESEEIEIGKKITIQVETNSAPSMYKYWISGKDGWELIKDYCTENTLSFTATEVGKHDILVECKVPESKDNFDDFKTVSFRVKDIARPEIIDFKCLTSDLLVEEELIFQVYTRQDDTRTTLYKFLKINPDGKTVCIQDYSSRRMVSFCEKIPGSYKILCLARDMYSEREYDDRAIMVYEVKPYHAINIKSFTTDLNSPQAEGSKILLKAVVEGGKHLLYKFKIDGNYGEDSGYIRTSSFLWEPKYEGQYRITLFVRDESFTGEFEDKKSLEFFVEKKRQKVVKITDVVVDRNNHYIINEPINIKVITEGGIDPKYSFVVYKDKKEKERVSYGNANWVNFTPEVSGEYELEIKVKDKYSDKEYDSHQFIYFNVKEYIEGNIDYVLLPSKEYYLIDDDVEFEVISQNTKDTLVKYAILIDGHTVEETDFITNKKFTFKPKRAGKYIVEMYAKNKKCIEGFDSKKSITIYVNEAPPVTGTKILCNKTSYKISDEININVESCGGKEVCYEFYLMEKGNWILVQKYSRKSYYTLMPFIEGSYRILVLAKSYYKKCAYEDYDVVEFKVEE is encoded by the coding sequence ATGGAAGAGTTAGTTCTGGTATTTGACAAAAATAGTCCTCAAGAAAAAGATGCAGCAATAAACATAAGTATAGGTAATTATTCAAGTGAAGAGTATTTTTTTAAGTTTTTAGTGGGGAAAGATGGTATATGGGATGAGATTAAAGACTTTTCAAAAGATGCTAGTTGTACTTGGATACCAAAAAATGATGGTAAGTATTTTATAATGGTACAAGTAAAAAAAGAAGGGTCAAAAAAGCCTTTTGATTTTATAGTAAGGGGCGATTTCCTTATAGGTGAAAAACCAGAAAATCTCATTAAAGATGTATATATAGAAAGTGAAGAAATAGAAATAGGAAAAAAGATAACCATTCAGGTTGAAACTAATAGTGCTCCATCTATGTATAAATATTGGATTAGTGGAAAAGATGGTTGGGAGCTTATAAAAGATTATTGCACAGAAAATACCTTGTCTTTCACTGCTACTGAAGTGGGTAAGCATGATATATTGGTTGAGTGCAAGGTTCCTGAGTCGAAAGATAATTTTGATGACTTTAAGACAGTGTCTTTTAGAGTTAAGGATATAGCAAGACCTGAGATTATAGATTTTAAATGTCTTACTAGTGATTTACTTGTTGAAGAGGAGTTAATATTTCAAGTATATACAAGGCAAGATGATACTAGAACAACTTTATATAAGTTTTTGAAGATTAATCCAGATGGAAAGACGGTTTGTATACAAGATTATTCTTCAAGAAGAATGGTAAGCTTTTGTGAAAAGATACCTGGAAGTTATAAAATATTATGTTTAGCAAGAGATATGTATTCTGAGAGAGAATACGACGATAGAGCTATAATGGTGTATGAGGTAAAGCCGTATCATGCTATAAATATAAAGAGCTTTACTACTGATCTTAATTCCCCTCAAGCAGAAGGAAGTAAGATTTTACTTAAAGCTGTAGTTGAAGGTGGAAAACACCTGCTATATAAGTTCAAGATTGATGGTAATTATGGTGAAGATTCAGGATATATAAGGACAAGCAGTTTTTTGTGGGAACCTAAGTATGAAGGACAGTACAGAATTACTTTGTTTGTTAGAGATGAATCTTTTACAGGTGAATTTGAAGATAAGAAAAGCCTAGAGTTCTTTGTGGAGAAAAAAAGACAAAAGGTTGTAAAAATAACAGATGTAGTGGTGGATCGAAATAATCACTATATAATAAATGAGCCGATAAATATAAAGGTTATAACAGAAGGTGGTATAGATCCAAAGTATAGTTTTGTGGTTTATAAAGATAAAAAAGAAAAAGAAAGAGTAAGCTATGGAAATGCTAACTGGGTTAATTTCACACCTGAGGTTTCTGGTGAATACGAACTTGAAATTAAGGTGAAAGATAAATATTCAGATAAAGAATATGATAGTCATCAATTTATATATTTTAATGTTAAAGAGTACATTGAAGGAAATATAGATTATGTTCTTCTTCCGTCTAAAGAGTATTATCTGATAGATGATGATGTTGAATTTGAGGTAATAAGCCAAAATACTAAGGATACTTTAGTAAAGTATGCAATATTAATTGATGGTCATACAGTTGAGGAAACAGATTTTATAACCAACAAAAAGTTTACTTTTAAGCCAAAAAGAGCTGGTAAGTATATAGTAGAAATGTATGCAAAAAATAAGAAGTGCATAGAAGGGTTTGATAGCAAAAAATCCATTACTATTTATGTAAATGAGGCACCACCAGTAACTGGAACTAAAATACTGTGCAATAAAACTTCTTATAAGATTAGTGATGAAATAAACATTAATGTAGAAAGTTGTGGTGGGAAAGAGGTTTGTTATGAGTTCTACCTAATGGAAAAAGGAAATTGGATATTGGTACAGAAATATTCAAGAAAGAGCTATTATACTTTGATGCCATTTATAGAAGGTTCATACAGAATATTGGTTCTTGCAAAAAGTTATTATAAGAAATGTGCGTATGAAGACTACGATGTTGTTGAATTTAAAGTTGAAGAGTAA
- a CDS encoding YaiI/YqxD family protein translates to MKIIVDGDGCPGKAYIEKAAKEHNIEVDIYCDMHHLISSDYSRIVIVESGFQSVDMYIINNAKKGDIIITQDYGVAAMVLGRGCYALNPKGNIYDDKNIDRLLFERHISQKVRRSGGRTGTHKKRTEDDDLKLYNSLKRLIQKGLEE, encoded by the coding sequence ATGAAAATAATTGTAGATGGTGATGGTTGCCCAGGGAAGGCATATATAGAAAAAGCAGCTAAGGAACATAATATAGAAGTTGATATATATTGCGATATGCATCATTTGATATCGTCAGATTATAGCAGGATTGTTATTGTGGAAAGTGGATTTCAAAGTGTGGATATGTATATAATAAACAACGCTAAAAAAGGGGATATAATAATAACTCAGGACTATGGAGTGGCAGCAATGGTTCTTGGAAGAGGATGCTACGCGTTGAACCCAAAAGGCAATATATACGATGATAAAAATATCGATAGACTGCTTTTTGAAAGACATATATCTCAAAAAGTTAGAAGAAGTGGTGGCAGAACTGGAACTCATAAGAAAAGAACTGAAGATGATGATTTAAAACTATATAACTCATTAAAGAGATTAATACAAAAAGGCTTGGAAGAATGA
- a CDS encoding glucose-6-phosphate isomerase has translation MKKGLTLDLSKVAPYLHEYEVGYMEDMVLSAHNKLHNKTGAGSDFLGWVDLPVNYDKDEFARIKKAAEKIKSDSDALIVIGIGGSYLGARAAIEMLTNNFHNCLPASKRKAPAVFYVGNNISSTYMAELLEAVEGLDISVNVISKSGTTTEPAIAFRVFKDYMEKKYGKDGAKERIFATTDKSRGALKSLADAEGYETFVIPDDVGGRFSVLTAVGLLPIAAAGINIDEIMQGAADAREAYANTSLADNDCYKYAAVRNALYNKGKSIEILVNYEPSVHFFNEWWKQLYGESEGKDNKGIFPAAVDFSTDLHSMGQYIQDGRRDIFETVISVEKAKKEITIEATEDNVDGLNFVAGKTMDFVNKKAFQGTVLAHNDGGVPNVIVNVPELSAYYFGQLVYFFEKACGISGHLLGINPFDQPGVEAYKKNMFALLGKPGFEDLKKELEGRL, from the coding sequence ATGAAAAAGGGATTAACTTTAGACCTATCAAAGGTTGCACCTTACTTACATGAGTATGAAGTAGGATATATGGAAGACATGGTTCTTTCTGCTCATAATAAGTTACACAACAAAACAGGAGCTGGCTCAGATTTCTTAGGATGGGTTGATCTTCCTGTAAATTATGACAAAGATGAATTTGCAAGAATAAAGAAAGCTGCAGAGAAGATAAAATCTGATTCTGATGCGCTTATAGTTATAGGTATCGGTGGTTCTTACCTTGGTGCAAGAGCTGCAATTGAAATGCTTACAAATAACTTCCACAACTGTTTACCAGCTAGCAAGAGAAAAGCACCAGCTGTATTCTACGTAGGAAATAACATAAGTTCAACATATATGGCAGAATTACTTGAGGCTGTTGAAGGTCTTGATATAAGTGTAAATGTAATATCTAAATCAGGTACTACAACTGAGCCTGCAATCGCGTTCAGAGTATTTAAAGACTATATGGAAAAGAAATATGGTAAAGATGGAGCAAAGGAAAGAATATTTGCTACAACTGATAAGAGCAGAGGCGCATTAAAATCTTTAGCTGACGCTGAAGGATACGAAACTTTTGTTATTCCTGATGATGTTGGTGGTAGATTCTCAGTTTTAACAGCAGTTGGACTTCTTCCAATAGCAGCAGCTGGAATCAACATAGATGAAATAATGCAAGGAGCTGCAGATGCAAGAGAAGCTTATGCAAATACTTCTTTAGCTGATAATGATTGCTACAAATATGCAGCAGTTAGAAATGCTCTTTACAACAAAGGTAAGTCAATAGAAATACTAGTTAACTACGAACCATCAGTTCATTTCTTCAATGAATGGTGGAAACAATTATACGGAGAATCAGAAGGAAAAGACAACAAGGGAATATTCCCAGCAGCAGTTGACTTCTCAACAGATCTTCACTCTATGGGACAATATATCCAAGATGGAAGAAGAGATATATTTGAAACTGTTATAAGCGTAGAAAAAGCTAAGAAAGAAATAACTATAGAAGCTACTGAAGACAATGTAGATGGATTAAACTTCGTAGCAGGAAAAACTATGGATTTCGTAAACAAGAAAGCTTTCCAAGGTACTGTATTAGCTCACAATGATGGTGGAGTTCCAAACGTTATTGTTAATGTTCCAGAACTTTCAGCATACTACTTTGGTCAATTAGTATACTTCTTTGAAAAAGCATGTGGTATAAGTGGTCACTTATTAGGAATAAACCCATTTGATCAACCAGGTGTTGAAGCATACAAGAAAAATATGTTTGCTTTACTTGGAAAACCAGGCTTTGAAGATTTAAAGAAAGAACTTGAAGGCAGATTATAA
- a CDS encoding ABC transporter ATP-binding protein, producing MEDNTLLKVENLKKYFPIKAGILQKTVGNVKAVDDVSFELKKGETLGLVGESGCGKSTTGRTILRLLERTEGKVIFEGKDIFELSKNDLRSIRPKMQMIFQDPYSSLNPRLSVGELVGESLLDHGIATKDQIPDLVAETLERSGLAAYHMKRYPHEFSGGQRQRIGIARALILNPSFIVADEPVSALDVSIQSQIINLMTDLQQERGFSYLFISHDLSVVKHISHRVGVMYLGSMVELAPKKELYDNPLHPYTKALLSAVPVPDPTLKRERILLKGDIPSPANPPSGCKFHTRCPYAMEKCSKQIPEYKNVGNEHWVACHLVD from the coding sequence ATGGAAGATAATACACTATTAAAAGTTGAAAATCTAAAAAAGTATTTCCCTATTAAAGCTGGAATATTACAAAAAACAGTTGGTAATGTTAAAGCTGTTGATGATGTATCCTTTGAATTAAAAAAGGGAGAAACTTTAGGTTTAGTTGGTGAGTCAGGCTGTGGTAAATCAACTACTGGAAGGACTATATTAAGACTGCTTGAAAGAACAGAAGGAAAAGTAATATTTGAAGGTAAAGATATATTTGAATTAAGTAAAAATGATTTAAGATCCATAAGACCAAAGATGCAGATGATATTCCAAGATCCTTATAGTTCTTTAAATCCAAGATTATCTGTTGGAGAGCTTGTAGGTGAATCTTTGCTTGATCATGGCATAGCAACTAAGGATCAGATTCCAGACTTAGTTGCAGAAACACTTGAGAGAAGTGGTCTTGCAGCATATCATATGAAGAGATATCCACATGAATTCTCAGGTGGACAAAGACAGAGAATAGGTATCGCAAGAGCACTTATATTAAATCCTAGTTTTATAGTTGCAGACGAGCCTGTTTCTGCACTTGATGTTTCAATACAGTCTCAGATTATAAATCTTATGACTGACTTGCAGCAAGAAAGAGGATTTTCTTATCTTTTTATATCTCATGATTTAAGTGTTGTTAAGCACATATCTCATAGAGTTGGGGTTATGTATCTTGGAAGCATGGTTGAGCTAGCTCCTAAAAAGGAATTATATGATAATCCATTGCACCCATATACAAAGGCACTTTTATCAGCAGTTCCTGTACCAGATCCAACTTTAAAGAGAGAAAGAATACTGCTTAAAGGTGATATCCCTTCACCAGCAAATCCGCCATCAGGATGTAAGTTCCACACAAGATGTCCTTATGCTATGGAAAAATGCTCTAAGCAGATTCCAGAATATAAGAATGTTGGAAATGAACACTGGGTTGCTTGTCACTTAGTTGATTAA
- a CDS encoding ABC transporter ATP-binding protein, which translates to MAKNLVEFKNLKTYFYTGGGIVKAVNDVSFNIREGETVCVVGESGCGKSVTAMSLMKLIPNPPGKIVGGEILFNGKDILKFTEEELRNMRGNEVSVIFQEPMTSLNPVFRIGEQLTEAIILHQKLSKHEAEEKAIEVLKITGIPRAEQIMKSYPHELSGGMRQRVMIAMAVSCNPKLLIADEPTTALDVTIQAQILDLMRDIKKKLNTSIMLITHDLGVVAEMADYVVVMYAGKVIEEAPVEELFKNPLHPYTQGLLKSKPLLTEETGDKLYSIPGQVPNPIGMPDNCYFNSRCDRCMNKCKDKQPTLINVSPIHKVSCWLYEEGK; encoded by the coding sequence ATGGCTAAAAATTTAGTAGAATTTAAAAACTTAAAGACTTATTTCTACACTGGTGGTGGTATTGTTAAAGCTGTTAATGATGTTAGCTTTAATATAAGAGAAGGGGAAACTGTATGTGTTGTTGGTGAGTCAGGCTGTGGTAAATCGGTTACTGCGATGTCACTAATGAAACTAATCCCTAATCCTCCAGGAAAGATAGTTGGTGGAGAGATACTATTTAATGGAAAAGACATACTAAAGTTTACTGAAGAAGAATTAAGAAATATGAGAGGTAATGAGGTTTCGGTAATATTTCAAGAGCCTATGACATCTCTTAATCCAGTTTTTAGAATTGGAGAACAATTAACTGAGGCAATAATACTTCATCAAAAACTTTCAAAACATGAAGCTGAAGAAAAAGCAATAGAGGTTCTAAAAATCACTGGAATTCCTAGAGCTGAACAAATAATGAAATCATATCCTCATGAACTTTCAGGAGGTATGAGACAAAGAGTTATGATAGCTATGGCTGTTAGCTGTAACCCTAAACTTCTTATAGCAGATGAGCCTACTACAGCGTTAGACGTTACAATACAAGCTCAAATTCTTGATCTTATGAGAGATATAAAGAAGAAGTTAAATACTTCGATTATGCTTATAACACATGATCTTGGAGTAGTTGCTGAAATGGCTGATTATGTAGTAGTAATGTATGCAGGTAAGGTTATAGAAGAGGCACCTGTTGAAGAATTGTTTAAGAATCCACTTCATCCATATACTCAAGGATTACTTAAATCAAAACCGCTTCTAACTGAAGAAACAGGGGATAAGCTTTATTCAATACCAGGTCAAGTTCCTAATCCAATAGGAATGCCTGACAATTGTTATTTTAATTCAAGATGTGATAGATGTATGAACAAGTGTAAGGATAAGCAACCAACATTAATAAATGTAAGTCCTATACACAAGGTTTCATGCTGGCTTTATGAGGAGGGAAAATAA
- the opp4C gene encoding oligopeptide ABC transporter permease, protein MIKKEPKAKEVVNKKEKIESPWSLAWKNLRKNKLAMAGLYILLALIIFSYIGPWIDELIRGGGTTMLWEKSDLLNALADPTAQHPLGTDNLGRDVLARLMYGGRISLAVGVVAVSIEVIIGTALGIMAGYYGGIIDSLIMRFVDILLCFPFLPLLIMIGAVMMDMGINPKYKIYVVMIVIGVLSWPSLARLVRGQILSLREQEFMQAAEALGLKDRRKMFVHLLPNTLASIIVTATLGIGSAILTESALSFLGLGVTPPTPTWGNMIQAAQDSYALQFQPWLWMPPGICIFLTVMAINLFGDGLRDALDPKLKV, encoded by the coding sequence ATGATAAAAAAAGAACCTAAGGCTAAAGAAGTTGTTAATAAGAAAGAAAAGATTGAAAGCCCTTGGAGTTTAGCTTGGAAGAATTTAAGAAAAAACAAACTTGCAATGGCTGGTTTATATATATTGCTCGCATTAATTATCTTCTCCTATATAGGACCATGGATAGATGAGCTTATAAGAGGCGGAGGTACTACAATGCTTTGGGAAAAGTCAGATCTTCTAAATGCATTAGCAGATCCTACAGCACAACATCCACTTGGAACAGATAATCTTGGTAGAGATGTGCTTGCAAGACTTATGTATGGAGGAAGAATATCTCTTGCTGTTGGTGTTGTTGCTGTAAGTATAGAGGTTATTATAGGAACAGCACTTGGTATAATGGCTGGTTATTATGGTGGGATTATTGATTCCTTAATAATGAGATTTGTAGATATATTATTATGTTTTCCATTTTTACCGCTTTTAATAATGATCGGTGCAGTTATGATGGATATGGGAATCAACCCTAAATATAAGATATATGTTGTTATGATTGTAATAGGTGTTTTAAGCTGGCCGAGTCTTGCACGTTTAGTAAGAGGCCAAATTTTATCTCTTAGAGAACAAGAATTTATGCAAGCTGCGGAAGCTCTCGGTTTAAAAGATAGAAGAAAGATGTTTGTACACTTACTTCCAAATACATTAGCATCTATAATAGTTACTGCAACTTTAGGAATTGGTAGTGCCATTCTTACGGAATCGGCTCTAAGCTTCTTAGGTCTTGGAGTAACGCCACCAACACCTACTTGGGGAAATATGATACAAGCAGCACAGGACTCATATGCACTTCAATTTCAACCATGGCTTTGGATGCCACCTGGAATATGCATATTCTTAACGGTTATGGCAATAAACCTATTTGGTGATGGATTAAGAGACGCATTAGATCCTAAACTTAAAGTGTAG
- a CDS encoding ABC transporter permease, protein MRQYIIRRLLQMIPTIVGISLIIFLIFALAPGDPITANMDPHMSVERKQELRAMYHLDQSKPTQYYYWVKELVTKGSLGESMYYQKPVSQVMKDFIPNSFYLSLASLVLGVLIAVPIGVVSATKQYSLFDKVFTIFALIGISIPSFFFGLLLIKWFGVDLKILPFSGMTTAGSHYTGFEYFLDVIKHMLLPLIVLTLGSVAGWMRYTRSSMLEVIRQDFIRTARAKGLKEKVVIYKHALRNALIPVITLLGFSIPGLFSGATLTESIFNWPGIGPVQLAAVNSRDYYLLMGTNLMLAILTLLGNLLADVAYALVDPRIRLK, encoded by the coding sequence ATGAGACAGTACATTATAAGAAGACTACTTCAAATGATACCGACAATAGTTGGTATATCATTAATCATTTTCTTAATTTTCGCGTTAGCACCAGGTGATCCAATTACTGCTAATATGGACCCACATATGAGTGTTGAAAGAAAACAGGAATTAAGAGCAATGTATCACTTGGATCAATCAAAGCCTACTCAATATTATTATTGGGTAAAGGAACTTGTAACTAAGGGAAGCCTTGGTGAAAGTATGTATTATCAAAAACCTGTATCACAAGTAATGAAGGATTTTATACCAAATTCTTTTTACCTATCACTTGCTTCACTTGTGTTAGGAGTTTTAATAGCAGTTCCAATAGGAGTTGTTTCAGCCACAAAGCAGTATTCACTATTTGATAAAGTGTTTACTATTTTCGCACTCATAGGAATATCTATTCCTTCATTCTTTTTCGGATTATTACTTATAAAATGGTTTGGTGTAGATTTAAAGATACTACCATTCTCAGGTATGACAACAGCAGGAAGTCATTATACTGGCTTCGAATATTTTTTAGATGTTATAAAGCATATGCTTTTACCGCTTATAGTTTTAACACTCGGTTCAGTAGCAGGTTGGATGAGATATACTCGTTCAAGTATGCTTGAAGTTATAAGACAAGACTTTATAAGAACTGCAAGAGCAAAGGGACTTAAGGAAAAGGTTGTTATTTACAAACATGCCTTAAGAAATGCACTTATCCCTGTCATTACATTATTAGGTTTTTCAATCCCAGGTTTATTTTCTGGAGCTACACTGACAGAAAGTATATTTAACTGGCCTGGAATAGGACCTGTTCAACTTGCTGCAGTTAATTCAAGAGATTACTACCTTCTAATGGGTACAAACTTAATGCTTGCCATTTTAACACTTTTAGGAAACCTACTTGCAGACGTGGCATATGCTTTGGTTGACCCAAGAATAAGATTGAAATAG
- a CDS encoding glycosyltransferase family 39 protein encodes MRKQMHTFLPKMIYLIGFIILLLVLSVNVLYTCTVTLEEKLIIKPNNIFLSILATIFVFLVILLIYKLCDFFKNTNFLFFTLSIDVLILLAWVAFSKTSPFADQLSVYNSAINISQNNYIDFFKGGYIYQYNHQATLAYMFSLFLRLFSSNYKVLQVLISLCTLGTHLGIFKITKELYNEKAAKTSLIISMLFLPTTILTIYVYGDIIGLCLSIWAIYFTIIFLRQNKVNYLIYTSLLIGIAILFRNNTLVFWLAMVIYLFTQLNIKKFIIALCIMLTSLCYNYSIKQYLSYKAGSDLTKGIPSILFVNMGLEEGPRGNGWYNGSTVVNYESANDDSKQAKTLGLKLVNKRISYMLNNPMYSLNFFAGKFITTWSEPTYESLFFTFPHDQSTEVINYMKNNLFLNSLYYGTLNKLIIWYCKGFVLFIAFGATVCCFKKSKDLTPEILLILLPFIGTVAFHLMWETKSRYVYPAFVLLFPLASIYFTSISDKLSSRLIDKSLHN; translated from the coding sequence TTGAGGAAACAAATGCATACTTTTTTACCCAAAATGATCTATTTAATAGGATTCATTATTCTGTTGTTAGTACTTAGTGTAAATGTACTTTATACATGCACCGTAACTTTAGAAGAGAAATTAATTATTAAGCCTAATAATATATTCTTATCTATACTAGCTACTATATTTGTATTTTTAGTTATATTGCTTATTTATAAACTTTGCGACTTTTTTAAAAATACTAATTTTCTATTTTTCACCTTATCTATAGATGTATTAATATTACTGGCTTGGGTAGCATTTTCTAAAACTTCTCCTTTTGCAGATCAACTTTCGGTTTACAATTCAGCCATAAATATTAGTCAAAATAATTATATTGACTTCTTTAAAGGTGGATACATTTATCAGTATAATCATCAAGCAACTTTGGCTTATATGTTCTCTTTGTTTTTAAGACTATTCTCAAGCAACTATAAGGTTTTGCAAGTACTGATTTCACTTTGTACTTTAGGAACGCATCTAGGTATATTTAAAATAACTAAAGAATTATATAACGAAAAAGCTGCAAAAACTTCCCTTATTATTTCCATGCTATTTTTGCCAACTACCATTTTGACTATTTATGTTTATGGGGATATTATCGGTCTATGTCTTTCAATCTGGGCAATATACTTTACAATTATTTTCCTTAGACAAAATAAAGTTAACTATCTTATTTACACCAGTTTATTAATAGGTATAGCTATACTATTTAGAAATAACACCTTGGTGTTTTGGCTTGCTATGGTAATATACCTTTTCACTCAACTGAATATAAAGAAGTTCATCATAGCTCTCTGTATTATGCTTACTTCATTATGTTATAACTACTCCATTAAACAATACCTTTCTTATAAGGCCGGAAGTGACTTGACTAAAGGAATACCTTCTATCCTTTTCGTAAACATGGGACTTGAAGAAGGCCCTAGAGGAAATGGTTGGTATAATGGATCTACTGTTGTAAATTATGAATCTGCTAACGATGACTCAAAACAGGCAAAGACACTTGGATTAAAACTTGTAAATAAACGAATATCTTATATGTTAAATAATCCAATGTACTCCTTAAACTTTTTCGCGGGTAAATTTATTACCACATGGTCTGAGCCTACATATGAATCATTATTTTTTACCTTTCCCCATGACCAGAGCACTGAAGTGATTAACTACATGAAAAACAATCTTTTCCTTAATAGTTTATATTATGGAACACTGAATAAGCTTATTATTTGGTACTGCAAAGGCTTCGTACTATTTATTGCATTTGGAGCTACGGTTTGTTGCTTCAAAAAAAGCAAAGATCTTACACCTGAAATACTGCTGATATTGCTACCTTTCATTGGAACTGTAGCTTTTCATTTAATGTGGGAAACAAAATCTAGATATGTCTATCCTGCTTTTGTACTTCTATTTCCATTAGCATCTATTTATTTCACCAGTATCTCTGATAAGCTTTCATCGAGACTTATAGATAAATCACTTCATAATTAA